A portion of the Oncorhynchus gorbuscha isolate QuinsamMale2020 ecotype Even-year linkage group LG07, OgorEven_v1.0, whole genome shotgun sequence genome contains these proteins:
- the LOC124039958 gene encoding dual specificity protein phosphatase 3-like, with the protein MKKSSPAKQQPPPAEVAVSGDEVTFTFTFTVQQLNELLSNSSGFYSLPTQHFNEVFPRIYVGNAFVGQNLMRLQKLGVTHILNAAEGNSFMHVNTNAGFYAGSGITYHGIQANDKPQFNLSNFFEEGAALAHNNGKGKVYVHCREGYSRSATIVIAYLMLRHKLDARVAVATVRLKRAIGPNDGFLRQLCQLNETLAKEGKLNEVMPVKVAKLKTK; encoded by the exons ATGAAAAAATCGAGCCCGGCAAAGCAGCAACCACCACCAGCTGAAGTCGCCGTGTCAGGGGAcgaggttacatttacatttacatttaccgTGCAACAACTAAACGAGCTTTTGTCAAACAGCAGCGGATTTTACAGTTTACCAACACAGCATTTCAACGAGGTCTTCCCTAGAATATACGTTGGTAACGC GTTCGTGGGCCAGAATCTGATGCGTCTGCAGAAGCTGGGCGTGACCCACATCCTGAATGCGGCGGAAGGCAACTCCTTTATGCACGTCAACACCAATGCAGGTTTTTACGCTGGCTCGGGCATTACCTACCATGGCATCCAGGCCAATGACAAGCCGCAGTTCAACCTCAGTAACTTTTTTGAGGAGGGGGCGGCTCTGGCGCACAACAATGGCAAAG gGAAGGTGTATGTCCACTGCCGAGAGGGCTACAGCCGCTCGGCCACCATTGTCATCGCTTACCTCATGCTGCGCCACAAGCTGGACGCCCGGGTGGCGGTCGCCACAGTGAGGCTCAAGAGAGCGATCGGCCCCAATGACGGCTTTCTGCGCCAGCTGTGTCAACTCAACGAGACGCTGGCGAAAGAGGGCAAGTTGAATGAGGTGATGCCAGTCAAGGTGGCCAAGTTGAAGACCAAATAA